GAGCGCGAGTCCGGGGCGGTTCACGGTCGGCTCGCGGATGAGCCGCTTGAGTCCGAGGGCACCGGCCACCAGGCGCAGGCCGAGGTCGCCGCCGACCTCGGTGTAGAACCGCTCCACGGTGACGGTCTTCAGCGTTCGGGGGGAGGGGGGGGTCACAGGTTGAAGTCGGGTCCGAGATAAATCTCGCGTGCCCTCGGATCCTCGACCATCCGCGCCGCGTCGCCCTCGTACACCACCGCGCCGTGGTGGATGAGGTACGCCCGGTCCACGATCTTGAGGGTCTCCCGGACGTTGTGGTCGGTGATCAGGATGGCAAGGCCCCGGTCGCGCAGGCGCCGGACGATTTTCTGCACCTCGTACACGGCGATGGGATCAATGCCGGCGAACGGTTCGTCGAGCAGCATGAGTTTGGGACTGGTCACCAGCGCCCGCGTGATCTCCAGGCGGCGTTTCTCACCGCCGCTGAGCTGGTACGCGTAGCTGCGGGCCAGGGGTGTCAGGTCCAGTTCCTCCAGAAGATAGCGCAGGCGCGTGGCCCGCTCCTCGCGATCGCCGCGACAGGTCTCCAGGATGGCCAGCAGGTTTTGCTCGACCGTCAGCTTGCGGAAGACGCTCGGCTCCTGGGTGAGATACCCGATCCCCAGGCGGGCCCGCTCATGCATCGGACGGCGCGTGACGTCGCGTCCGTCGAAGCAGACCTGGCCTTCATCGGGACGGATCACGCCCACAATCATGTTGAAGCTTGTGGTTTTGCCGGCGCCATTGGGACCCAGCAGGCCCACGATCTCCCCGGGGCGGACCTGGATGGAAACGCCGTTCACCACCCGGCGTGCCCGGTAGGCTTTGGCCAGGTCGCGGACTTCCAGGAGTGCCGCCGGCCCTTCCGCGGCGCCCTTTGGTGAGCTCCCGTCAGCGTTCGCGGACCCGGTCACGGAAGGTCTGGGGGTGGCGTTGCCGGACGCGCGGGTTCGAGCGCTCCCTTGGGCAGGGCATCCGGGCGGACGATCATCCGGAAGTTGCCGCGGGCGATGATCTTGTCCTGCGCGCGGTCGAACGTGATCACATCCGCCCGGAAGGAGCCCTCGGCGCCTTCCACCCATGGCTGTCCGAATTCCGGGGAGCCGGTGAGCGTTACGGTGTCGTTGGTGGCCGTGTACTCGGCGACGGCGGCGTGGATGCGGTTGGTCGCTCCGGCCTTTCCGGTCGCGATTCCGGGAGTATTGGTGCCCCGTTGCACCAGGGTCATGACGACGTCGTTGCTGGCGATCAGCCGGTCAATCTTCTGTCCGCCGGGGATGAGCAGGATGCGCAGGTCGGCGCAGTCGAGGTCGAGCATGGCCGGGTAGCGGAATTGCACGGTGCCCCAGAAGTGATGATTCCCCTCGCCGAGGCCAAACTCGGCGCTTTCGGACTCGAGGGTGGCCTGGTCGAGCGACATTTCGGCGGCGGTCAGGCCGGCGGCGAGCAGGAGGGCGAGGGCTGCGGGGAGTGACGGACGGGGCATGGCGGACGATGGGGACTATGGGGCTGGAGCCAGCGCGAGTGTGCCGCCCTTGAGGCGAAATACGGCGTGGACCTTGTTGGAAAGCTGCAGGCGCTCGCTGTCCTGGTCCCAACTAAACCCCTCGCCGCGAAGCGAAAAGGCGCCGCCCACCTGGGAGACGGTCAGGCTGCCGGACGACGAGGCGTTCTGGCTGGTGATGTTGAGGGTGCACGTGGGCGCGTCGCCGACGAGGTGCGGGGTGCCGTCCGGATTGAAGGTTTCCACCCGGAAGCCGGTGACCTCGTACACGGTCGCGGTGATGGGCCGACCCTGCTCCCCGCTGAAGCGGGCCACGGTGCGGTCTCCCTTTTTGTAGAGGAAGGTGAACCCGGCCGGCCTGCCGGCGGCGCCCGGTGCCGGAGCCTGCGCGATCGCGACGACGGCCAGGCTGGCGGCGGCAACCGTCGCCGGCCAACGGCGGCACGACCCCCAGGAGAAGCGGTTCACGCCGGGAATCCTCGCGGCGGAATCGGGGGTTAGGAAGCGAATTTCGCGGCTGGGTCCTTCCCCATGGGTCTCCGATCCTTTTCGCGTCGAATCGGACGGGGACCCTGTGGTTGGCTGGCGCCGCTGCGATGCATGTTCCCTTCCTCAACCCCGGCGCCCAGGTGGACGCACTGAAGTCCGAGATCCTCCACGCCATTGGCGAGGTGCTGTCCCGCGGTCGGTTTGTGCTCGGTCCCGAAGTGGATGCCCTGGAGCAGGAGGTCGCCGCCCTCTGTGGCGCCCGCTTCGGCGTCGGGGTGAACAGCGGCTCCGATGCGCTCACCCTCGCGCTGCGGGCCCTCGGGGTGGGTCCGGGGGACGAGGTGATCACTTCGCCGTTCACGTACATCGCCCCCGCGGAAAGCATCCATCAGCTTGGCGCCCGGCCCGTGTTCGCGGACATCCACCCGCGTTGGTTCACGCTTGATCCGGCGGCGGTGGCCCGGCGGTTGAGCGCCCGGACCCGCGCCATCGTGCCGGTGCATCTCTTCGGGCAGGCAGCGCCGCTGCGGGAACTGGAGGCGTTCGGGCTGCCCCTGGTGGAGGATTGTGCCCAGGCCATCGGGGCCACCTGCGAGCGGCGTCCCGTGGGCTCCTGGGGCGTGTTGGGCTGCCTGAGCTTCTATCCCACCAAGAATCTTGGGGCCTGTGGCGACGGGGGGATGGTGCTCACCCGCGACGAGGGGCTTGCACGGCGGCTGCGGATGCTGCGGGTCCACGGGATCGAGCGCCGGTATCATCACGACTTGCACGGTTGGAACTCGCGCCTGGACGAACTGCAGGCGGCGATCCTGCGCGTCAAGCTGCCGCACCTGGCCGCGTGGAATGCCCGACGTGCCGCCCTGGCCGCGCGATATACAGAGGGGCTTTCCGGCCTGCCCCTCGAGCTGCCGGAAACCGCACCCGGGAACACCCACATCTTCCACGTCTATGCCGTGCTGACGGACCGGCGGGACGCCCTGCAGCAGCACCTCGCCGACCACGGGGTCCCCACGCTGATCTACTACCCGTTGCCCCTGCACCTCCAGCCCTGCTTTGCGGATCTCGGGGGCCAGAAGGGCGACCTGCCCGTCGCGGAGGCGGTTTGTCGCCGCGTGCTGCCCCTGCCCATGTACCCCGAACTTGAGGATGCCCAGGCAGATTGGGTGATCGCACAGATCCGGGGTTTCTTTGGACGCTGACTCACGGCGGCGGCGGTGTGGGGTCGCTCGCAAAGGGCGTCGTGAGTGACCCGGTTCTCGATCCGGGTTCCGATCAGGGTGCCAGGTCGTCGGGGTCCGGATCGGGGACGATGATGTTCCCCTCCATCCATGCCTCTTGGAATTCCGCCGGAATTCGCGTGGTGGCCAGCCAGTGCGCGGCGGCGTCGGGATCTTGAGATCGCCACCAGTAAAAGTGCTCTTCCTGGAGGCGGAGACGCTGGCCGGCATCGGTGACGGCTTCGGCCCACAGCCCCGCAGCGACGGGATCAAAGTCGCGCAGGTGCTGCACGAGCCCCTCGGTGGCACCATCCCGGGCCGGCCCGGGCGGCTGCTGGGTCAGCCATTGGGCGGCTCCGAAGGGATCCTGGGCTGCCCAGGTGCCCACCAGGCGCGTCTGCGCCTCGTCGCGCAGGGACCCCGGGGGAAACCGGGAGACCCAATCTGCGGCCGCCATCGGGTCCGCAGACGACCACCGGTCCACGATGCCCAGGAGTGCCGGCGGTTGGGCGCCCTCCGGCAGGCTGAGGGCCAGCTCCGCCGCCTGCGCCGGGGCGGTGTAGGCAAGCTGCGTGGCGACCGACTCGAGCGCGACCGTACGCGCAGGCCCCTCGGGGAGCGTCCGCGCCCATTCCACGGCGGCGGCGCTGTCCTGTGCCGTCCACCGGCTGGCCACGCCGCTGAGAAATTCCTGCTGGAGCCGGGGATCGGGCAGGGTGATGGCAAACGCCGCCGCGGCCTCCGGATCCTGGTCCGCCCACGGATCGCGCATCTGGCTCAACACCTGACGCCGCATGGGCCCGTCGGGAAGTTCCCGCGCCCAATCCACCGCTTCGTCAAGATTCTGCTGGGCCCAGCCGGCGGCGAAATTGCCGGCGTATCCATTGCGGACCGGGCCGTCCGGCAGCCCCGCGAGGAACTCGACTCCGTAATCGGGATCCTGCGACCCAAGCTGCCAGGCGAGCTGCTGCACGAGCACCTGCTGGCTGCGTCCGGGCTCGATCCCTTTGACGAATTCGGATGCGGCGCGGACGTCGAGGTTGGACCAGGCATTGACCACGCTCTGCAGGGCGGTGTCCCGGGCCAGCCCCGGGGGCAGCGCCCCGGCATGCGCCGCTGCGGACGCGGGATCGGCCTGGGCCCAGGATT
The nucleotide sequence above comes from Verrucomicrobiia bacterium. Encoded proteins:
- the lptB gene encoding LPS export ABC transporter ATP-binding protein; the protein is MGGRRRGLLPGGCDHVRPRAGQDHRPRQLPDDRPPGCPAQGSARTRASGNATPRPSVTGSANADGSSPKGAAEGPAALLEVRDLAKAYRARRVVNGVSIQVRPGEIVGLLGPNGAGKTTSFNMIVGVIRPDEGQVCFDGRDVTRRPMHERARLGIGYLTQEPSVFRKLTVEQNLLAILETCRGDREERATRLRYLLEELDLTPLARSYAYQLSGGEKRRLEITRALVTSPKLMLLDEPFAGIDPIAVYEVQKIVRRLRDRGLAILITDHNVRETLKIVDRAYLIHHGAVVYEGDAARMVEDPRAREIYLGPDFNL
- a CDS encoding DegT/DnrJ/EryC1/StrS family aminotransferase — protein: MHVPFLNPGAQVDALKSEILHAIGEVLSRGRFVLGPEVDALEQEVAALCGARFGVGVNSGSDALTLALRALGVGPGDEVITSPFTYIAPAESIHQLGARPVFADIHPRWFTLDPAAVARRLSARTRAIVPVHLFGQAAPLRELEAFGLPLVEDCAQAIGATCERRPVGSWGVLGCLSFYPTKNLGACGDGGMVLTRDEGLARRLRMLRVHGIERRYHHDLHGWNSRLDELQAAILRVKLPHLAAWNARRAALAARYTEGLSGLPLELPETAPGNTHIFHVYAVLTDRRDALQQHLADHGVPTLIYYPLPLHLQPCFADLGGQKGDLPVAEAVCRRVLPLPMYPELEDAQADWVIAQIRGFFGR